Genomic DNA from Flavobacterium sp. N502540:
AAACACCATCAACTTATAATATCGAGACGTTGACCGAATGTACTCTTTTACAACTTACATACGGTGATTTGCAAATTATATACAACGAAACGGAATTTGGTAATATTATTGGCAGGTTAGCGAGTGAAGAATTATTTTTAAAGAAACAAAAACGTGAGCTTTCGCTTTTAAATCTAACAGCCGAACAACGTTATCTGAATTTATTCTATGAACAACCAAAGCTTATACAACAAATCCCTTTGAAATATATTGCTTCGTGTATTGGAATTACACCGCAGGCTTTGAGTAGAATTCGCAAACGAATTTCTTAACTTGGGTTCATTGTTTGGATTTTTAAATAGTCATTCCTTTGTATTGAAAAAAAATAAAATTACAGATAAAAAATATGCAAACAATACTTGGAGCAAACGGGCAAATAGCGGAGGAATTAGCAAAAGAATTGCATAGGAATTTTACTACTGATATCCGTTTGGTAAGCAGGAATCCAAAAAAAATAAATGAGACGGATGAGCTGTTTCAGGCAAATTTGTTAGACCCACAAAGAACTGATAAGGCTATAGAAGGAAGTAAAATAGTGTATTTTACCGTAGGTTTACCTATGAACACTAGAATGTGGAAAGAGCAGTTCCCTATTATGATGAAGAATGTAATAACTGCCTGCCAAAAACATAAAACGAAATTGGTGTTTTTTGATAATACCTATATGTATGCTAAGACTGACGAACCGCAAACAGAAGAAAGCCCATTTGATCCCATAGGACAAAAATCAATCTTAAGAGCAGAAATTACAACAATATTGTTGAACGAAATGGATAACGGAAATATTGAAGCGGTTATTTGCCGAGCACCGGAATTTTATGGGACAGGAAAAACGCAAAGCATTACTAATACTTTAATTTTTGACAATATTAAGAAGGGCAAAAAATTAAAAGTTCCAATTAATGACAGCACGAAAAGAACTTTAATATATACACCTGACGCTAGTCGCGCAATGGCGTTAATTGGGAATACCCCGGCTGCTTACAATCAAACCTGGCATTTGCCTTGTGACGACAACAGGCTTACTTATAAGGAACTAGTTATTCTTGCTTCAAAAGAAGTTAAAAAAGAGTTGAATTATTCTGTTATAAAAATGTTTGTATTTCAACTTGTTAGTCTGTTCAGTGAACAAATAAAAGAATTAAAGGAATTGTTGCCACGCTACAAGTGCGATAACATTTTTATTTCCGATAAATTTAAAAAAACATTTCCAGAATTTAAGGTTACAACTTATCAGGAAGGAGTTGCAAGCATAATAAATGAACAGAAAAATGATAATGGAGTTTTATTATAGTTGCAAACCTTGAGATATCCGAGTCTTCAAAAGTTTATAAAAGGGCCGGAAAGTTCAATAGTTTTATTCTTTGAAGAATATTTAAAGATCTGTTGACTTTGAATACAGGGCTTGTACGCGTGATTAGTTAAAAAAAAAGATTTTTTTTCGAAAAAGGCTTGCAAATACAAAATCAAGCTGTATATTTGCACTCGCAATCACGAAATGATAGCGACCTAGTAAAATAGGGCGATTAGCTCAGCTGGTTCAGAGCACCTCGTTTACACCGAGGGGGTCGGGGGTTCGAACCCCTCATCGCCCACCACTTTTTAAGATACCTTCAAAATCTAATGATTTTGGAGGTTTTTTGTTTTATGGGACCTCTACGAAGGTGTTGTAAAGGATTTAAGCGAAAGCAAGATCTTGCTCCGGATTAGCTTATTCATATCATTCTGTTTTTTTATCAAAAGCGATTACAGCATTATGCTTTGTATTGGTATGCGAATTAATTAAATTAGAGGAGAAAAATATAGATTATAAATCAAAAAGAAATAATAATATGAGTGCACATAACAATGCAAAAAAAGGGGATATAGCAGATTTTGTTTTACTTCCTGGTGATCCAAAAAGAGCGAAGCTTATAGCGGAAACATTTTTAACAGATGTGATATGCTATAATGAGGTTAGAGGAATGTTAGGTTATACTGGTTATTACAATGGTAAGAGAATTAGTGTACAGGGTACAGGTATGGGGATGCCATCCATTTCTATTTATATTACAGAATTAATCGAAGAGTATGGTGTAGAAACATTGGTAAGAGTTGGATCTTGTGGTTCTATTCAGGATGATGTCAATATGATGGATATTGTTTTGGCCATGAGTGCGTGCACGGATTCCGGAATGAATAAATTTAAATTTAATGGGAATGATTTTGCTCCAACGGCGAATTTTGAATTATTAAAAAAGGCCTATGAAATTGCAGAGCAAAATAAGATAAAAGCGCATACAGGGTCAGTATTGACATCTGATTTTTTCTATACTGAAAGCCATTTAGGCGATCCTTTTTTAAATTGGAAAACCTACGGCGTTTTGGCAGTTGACATGGAAACAGCTGCGTTGTATTCTATAGCTGCTAAATATAGAAAAAAGGCTTTGGCTATCTTAACGGTATCGGATCATATTCTTAAAAAGGAAGCTTTATCAGCAGATGACAGACAAAATTCTTTTAAAGAAATGATAGAATTCGCATTGCAGTTAGCTTAGAAAGATTCAAACAGATAAAAAGAATTGAATTGAAATAGATTAATATATAGGTTTTGTTTTAATTCATCATCTTCCATCAAGAAACTCCTTAAGAAATTGAGGAGTTTTTTTATGCCCCATTTTTTGAAGTCATTTGCCAAAAAGAATCATTTCTACTCCTAAAAGTATAAAATTGGAGTCCGTTATTATAAATCCGGAACGTTTTAAAATACAATCAGCATAGTTTTGAGCAATATTTTAAAACCATTAAAATCCAAGTTTATGAAGAGAATCTTTCTTGCAATCTTATTTACATTAGTATCCAATTTGTCTTTTTCGCAATCAGAACAGTCTTTAATTCAGAATTGCATTCAAAACTATATTGAGGGTACATCTTACAATCAGCCTGACAGTATTAGTAAG
This window encodes:
- the deoD gene encoding purine-nucleoside phosphorylase, whose amino-acid sequence is MSAHNNAKKGDIADFVLLPGDPKRAKLIAETFLTDVICYNEVRGMLGYTGYYNGKRISVQGTGMGMPSISIYITELIEEYGVETLVRVGSCGSIQDDVNMMDIVLAMSACTDSGMNKFKFNGNDFAPTANFELLKKAYEIAEQNKIKAHTGSVLTSDFFYTESHLGDPFLNWKTYGVLAVDMETAALYSIAAKYRKKALAILTVSDHILKKEALSADDRQNSFKEMIEFALQLA
- a CDS encoding Crp/Fnr family transcriptional regulator — encoded protein: MEQLKAYLKDNSRLREYVPSERDWEIISSRFTKREFSKKTILTRIGETENHLNFIIKGIARFYIPNEEKDLTFNIVFDNGFLSAYDSFLTQTPSTYNIETLTECTLLQLTYGDLQIIYNETEFGNIIGRLASEELFLKKQKRELSLLNLTAEQRYLNLFYEQPKLIQQIPLKYIASCIGITPQALSRIRKRIS
- a CDS encoding NAD-dependent epimerase/dehydratase family protein; this translates as MQTILGANGQIAEELAKELHRNFTTDIRLVSRNPKKINETDELFQANLLDPQRTDKAIEGSKIVYFTVGLPMNTRMWKEQFPIMMKNVITACQKHKTKLVFFDNTYMYAKTDEPQTEESPFDPIGQKSILRAEITTILLNEMDNGNIEAVICRAPEFYGTGKTQSITNTLIFDNIKKGKKLKVPINDSTKRTLIYTPDASRAMALIGNTPAAYNQTWHLPCDDNRLTYKELVILASKEVKKELNYSVIKMFVFQLVSLFSEQIKELKELLPRYKCDNIFISDKFKKTFPEFKVTTYQEGVASIINEQKNDNGVLL